Sequence from the Zeugodacus cucurbitae isolate PBARC_wt_2022May chromosome 2, idZeuCucr1.2, whole genome shotgun sequence genome:
ACAAGTGAaatcatcaaaaataatttgagaCACATAATTCGCAATTACTTTGAAACTCAAAGTGAATTAGAATCGGAAATTTGAAGTATTGACAATAAGTAtttaataaatctataaatcattttgataaataaattgttattctgACTTACGAAACAAAAACCAAAGACGAAACTATCCATAATttcatagtaaaaataaatggagaaaatatgaaaaattcaatcacaattaaatttttatcaatgTATATACAgagattttaagattttaatttttacaatattttgttttgcacaCATTCCAAGAGTGTTGTTCACTTGGTTCAGCCGTTAAATCGATAATTTCTATCGATTGTAAGAACTGTTTAAAATTCATCGCTTTTGCGTTCGTTTTGTTTAATACTTTTTACACTTTGCGTTgatatgtgcatatttatatttaagtatatttgcTAGAAAGaccattcatttgttgatattctaATTGCTCGCTTCATTATGCAGTCTCTCGTTAatgtaactaaatttttatgtaagtataaaaattgtaaaatttacatGGACATTTTTCCTGCACAATTGAACTTTGATTCTTAAAtctcatatgtgtatgtaaatatacttttattctGAAAGGCCGCCATGGTGCTCTGCAAAATACAGCTATCAGGCGTATTGCCTGTTTATCTGCACTTCCTGAAACTCATCAAATGTTACAGAAGACATGCAGAGATTTTGTTAACGCCGAAATAGTACCAAAAGCAGCGAAACATGATCGTGAACATTTATATCCTGAAGATCAGTTAAAAAAAATGGGTGAACTCGGACTTATGTCGATAACAACACCGGAAGAATTTGGTTTGTATAACATGTTGCTTATCGCAATTGTGATCTAAAttgtatttttctatattaGGCGGCACGGGTTTGGATTATTTAGCATATAGTATTGCAATGGAAGAAATATCTCGCGGATGTGCATCATGCGGTGTGATAATGTCAGTTAATAATTCGCTATTTTTAGGACCGATTCTCGCATAtggaacacaaaaacaaaaagattttTGGTTGAAACCTTACACTACCGGTGAGAAAGTCGGCTTTTTTGCCCTATCGGAACCGGGAAATGGTTCCGATGCAGGTGCTGCCTCTACAACCGCCACAGAAAAAAGTGATCGTTATATTTTGAATGGTACAAAAATGTGGATAACCAGTGGTTATGAATCTGGAGCTGGAATAGTTTTCGCCACTACAGATAAAGCTTTGAAGCATAAAGGTATATCAGCGTTTATAGTACCCAAAGGCTTAAAGGGTTTTGCACTTGGGAAAAAGGAAGACAAATTAGGAATACGAGCAAGTTCTACCTGCCAGCTAATTTTTGAGGATTGTGAAAttccaaaagaaaatattttaggtaAACCCGGTTATGGGTTCAAAATAGCAATGCAATCTTTGGATGCAGGTCGAATTGGCATTGCCAGTCAAGCACTTGGTATAGCTCAAGCTTCGCTAGAATTGGCAACAAATTATGCGCAAAACCGTAATTCTTTCGGAAAACCTATTGCTAAATTACAACTTATCCAGCAAAAGTTGGCTGATATGGCACTGAAAGTAGAATCATCGCGATTACTAATTTGGCGTACCGCTTGGCTGAAAGATAATGGCAAATCATATACTAAAGAAGCGGCAATGGCAAAATTAGCTGCATCCGAGGCAGCTACATTTTGTTCACATCAGTGCATTCAAGTTTTAGGAGGCATGGGTTACATTACCGACATGGCAGCTGAGCGCTACTATCGTGATGCGCGTATTACGGAGATATATGAAGGCACATCCGAAATACAGCGCATGGTTATAGCGGGACAAGTACTCAAAGAACTTGTTGCTTAAcgttttattatcaaatatgTAGTTATATGTTATATAACTATTCCCGTGagcattttttcaaaacaatcaTTGTAAAACGTACATAAGCCTGATAAGAGTTAACTAAGATAAaagatttacatatttacatatacttttataaataaatatataatctaacatctatgtttgtttgtttgctacgTTTTGGTGAGGTATATGCGTTTTTGATGTGCTACAGCAACACTATGATGCAACGTCAACCCCGATGCAGTTTGCATGATAGAATAAAATTGTAGTCGACGGAATGGTATAGTACTTGTTTTATTCTCAAGATTTCGGTGAACGAGGTTTTTGAAAATCAATCAAAAGGTGATTTCGCGTAGAAATCAATGATttcttaagtaaatatttattaaaaaaagaaatacttaTGAAAAAggattaatataattaataaatgaagTGCATTTCGGTGTATGTTACGAATTACGAATATTAATAACATATGAAACTAAGATGTGTTGCCAGACTTTAGAATTCAATATAAGTATCAAAAAGTAAAGGGTCCATTTTTACTAAAAGGACTTTAAAGCAGcataaattaccaaaaaatagtgttaattttaatttattagttttcagtacaaataacagtaaaatttaggTAATGTTATAAAAAAGTGTGATATGAACTGCTTAAGTGCAATCTTAATGTGAAAAAACTTATGGTCATCCCATTCAAAAAGAATGAAAGCGCAGAgtaggaaataataataaatgagacAGTGAGAAAGTTAACGCAAATACATATTATGAGGAAAGGTAAGCAAACACTAATGGATTAAACATGAAAATG
This genomic interval carries:
- the LOC105217577 gene encoding short-chain specific acyl-CoA dehydrogenase, mitochondrial, which encodes MQSLVNVTKFLCRHGALQNTAIRRIACLSALPETHQMLQKTCRDFVNAEIVPKAAKHDREHLYPEDQLKKMGELGLMSITTPEEFGGTGLDYLAYSIAMEEISRGCASCGVIMSVNNSLFLGPILAYGTQKQKDFWLKPYTTGEKVGFFALSEPGNGSDAGAASTTATEKSDRYILNGTKMWITSGYESGAGIVFATTDKALKHKGISAFIVPKGLKGFALGKKEDKLGIRASSTCQLIFEDCEIPKENILGKPGYGFKIAMQSLDAGRIGIASQALGIAQASLELATNYAQNRNSFGKPIAKLQLIQQKLADMALKVESSRLLIWRTAWLKDNGKSYTKEAAMAKLAASEAATFCSHQCIQVLGGMGYITDMAAERYYRDARITEIYEGTSEIQRMVIAGQVLKELVA